Proteins from a genomic interval of Rhizobium etli CFN 42:
- a CDS encoding UdgX family uracil-DNA binding protein (This protein belongs to the uracil DNA glycosylase superfamily, members of which act in excision repair of DNA. However, it belongs more specifically to UdgX branch, whose founding member was found to bind uracil in DNA (where it does not belong), without cleaving it, appears to promote DNA repair by a pathway involving RecA, rather than base excision.) — translation MRRVVLAGRGELGEWRDAARALAAAGILPEEIDWREKSAEADLSFQRDAMPPAPAASRKPMTVPPAFIELAETVLCHSDTARFSLLYRLLWRLQLDRQLLEVNSDEDVVRARSMAKNVHRDAHKMTAFVRFKEVGAVSAGRRKFIAWFEPDHHIVRRTAPFFQRRFNDMDWLIATPKGSAAWDGERLTISDEPCEKPNLSDATDELWRTYYSSIFNPARLKVKAMQAEMPKKYWKNLPEADLIPGLIASAESKVRAMAAREATQSLPFHERLQQAARNLPAEPELPAGTLEALRAEAAVCMRCPLHANATQTVFGEGPRDAAVMFVGEQPGDQEDIAGRPFVGPAGKLFDQVIAEAGIDRSMLYVTNAVKHFKYEPRGKRRIHQKPTMGEVKQCRWWLDLELALVKPKLIVAMGATALAALTDVTGRLQDVRGKAMAIEGGRTLFVIVHPSYLLRIPDERLKAEEMLRFRQDMMEIRGLMKATA, via the coding sequence ATGCGCCGGGTCGTGCTTGCAGGACGAGGTGAGCTTGGCGAATGGCGCGATGCCGCACGTGCCTTGGCGGCGGCCGGCATTTTGCCTGAGGAGATCGACTGGCGCGAAAAAAGTGCGGAGGCGGATCTTTCGTTCCAGCGCGACGCCATGCCGCCGGCGCCGGCAGCCTCGCGCAAGCCGATGACAGTGCCGCCCGCCTTCATCGAGCTTGCCGAGACGGTGCTCTGCCATTCCGATACGGCGCGGTTTTCGCTGCTTTACCGCCTGCTGTGGCGGCTGCAACTGGACCGACAGCTGCTCGAGGTGAACTCCGATGAAGATGTCGTACGCGCCAGATCGATGGCGAAAAACGTGCATCGCGACGCGCACAAGATGACGGCCTTCGTCCGCTTCAAGGAGGTCGGCGCGGTTTCCGCAGGGCGACGAAAATTCATCGCCTGGTTCGAGCCGGACCATCATATCGTCAGGCGCACGGCGCCCTTCTTCCAGCGGCGCTTCAACGACATGGACTGGCTGATCGCAACACCCAAGGGATCAGCCGCCTGGGACGGCGAGCGTCTGACGATCAGCGACGAACCCTGCGAGAAGCCCAATCTCAGTGATGCCACCGATGAGCTCTGGCGCACCTATTACTCCAGCATCTTCAATCCGGCGCGATTGAAGGTGAAGGCGATGCAGGCGGAAATGCCGAAGAAATATTGGAAGAACCTGCCGGAGGCCGATCTCATTCCCGGCTTGATTGCGTCGGCTGAGAGCAAGGTGCGGGCCATGGCGGCGCGGGAGGCAACGCAATCGCTGCCTTTTCACGAACGGCTGCAGCAGGCTGCGCGCAATCTTCCCGCCGAGCCCGAGCTTCCGGCGGGCACGCTGGAAGCACTGCGCGCGGAGGCTGCCGTCTGCATGCGCTGTCCGCTTCACGCCAATGCAACGCAGACGGTCTTCGGGGAGGGGCCGCGCGATGCGGCGGTAATGTTCGTCGGCGAGCAGCCGGGCGATCAGGAGGATATTGCGGGGCGCCCCTTCGTCGGTCCAGCGGGCAAGCTTTTCGATCAGGTCATTGCGGAGGCGGGCATCGACCGGTCAATGCTTTACGTCACCAATGCCGTCAAGCATTTCAAATATGAGCCGCGCGGCAAGCGGCGCATCCACCAAAAGCCCACTATGGGCGAGGTGAAGCAATGCCGCTGGTGGCTCGATCTGGAATTGGCGCTCGTCAAGCCGAAGCTGATCGTTGCCATGGGGGCGACGGCGCTGGCGGCGCTGACCGATGTGACGGGACGCCTGCAGGATGTCAGGGGAAAGGCAATGGCGATCGAAGGAGGACGCACGCTCTTCGTGATAGTGCATCCGTCCTATCTGCTGCGTATCCCGGACGAGCGGCTGAAGGCGGAGGAAATGCTTCGATTTCGCCAGGATATGATGGAAATTCGAGGGCTTATGAAAGCGACTGCATAA
- a CDS encoding putative DNA modification/repair radical SAM protein translates to MKKSLAERLAILSDAAKYDASCASSGTVKRDSSTSGGLGSTEGSGICHAYAPDGRCISLLKILLTNFCIYDCAYCINRSSSNVERARFTPEEVIWLTLEFYRRNYIEGLFLSSGIIRSSDYTMEEMVRIVRELRVTHAFRGYIHLKSIPEASPRLIEEAGLYADRLSLNIELPTDIGISRFAPEKKPANIRRSMADLRLKIEAAGEPTLKSKKRQRFVPAGQSTQMIVGADGASDATILATSGRLYSSYGLKRVYYSAFSPIPDSSKNLPLIKPPLMREHRLYQADWLYRFYGFGIDEITADQAGGMLDLNLDPKLAWALANRGEFPVDINKAERERLLRVPGLGTKSVKAIVSARRFRRLRLDDLSRLGVSIKKVQSFISAEGWSPRRLIDRPDLRAMFEPQPEQLSLL, encoded by the coding sequence ATGAAGAAGTCGCTTGCCGAACGCTTGGCCATCCTGTCCGATGCCGCGAAATATGACGCTTCCTGCGCCTCCAGCGGCACGGTGAAACGCGATTCGAGCACAAGCGGCGGGCTCGGTTCGACCGAGGGATCCGGCATCTGCCATGCCTATGCGCCGGATGGTCGATGCATTTCGCTCCTGAAAATCCTGCTGACGAATTTCTGCATCTACGACTGCGCCTATTGCATCAATCGCTCGTCGAGCAATGTCGAACGGGCGCGCTTTACGCCGGAGGAGGTGATCTGGCTGACGTTGGAATTCTATCGTCGCAATTATATCGAAGGTCTCTTTCTTTCGTCCGGCATCATCCGTTCGTCCGACTACACCATGGAGGAGATGGTCCGCATCGTACGCGAACTGCGGGTGACGCATGCTTTCCGCGGTTATATCCACCTGAAATCGATCCCCGAGGCATCGCCGCGGCTGATCGAGGAGGCGGGGCTTTATGCCGACCGGCTGTCGCTCAATATCGAGCTGCCGACGGACATCGGCATCAGCCGTTTCGCACCGGAAAAGAAGCCTGCCAATATCCGCCGATCGATGGCTGATCTCAGGCTGAAGATTGAGGCCGCCGGCGAGCCGACGCTGAAAAGCAAGAAACGCCAGCGTTTTGTCCCGGCTGGCCAGAGCACGCAGATGATCGTCGGCGCCGACGGCGCGAGTGACGCGACCATTCTGGCAACCAGCGGCCGGCTTTACAGCAGCTACGGCCTCAAGCGCGTCTATTATTCCGCCTTCAGTCCGATCCCGGATTCGTCGAAAAACCTGCCGCTGATCAAGCCGCCGCTGATGCGCGAACACCGGCTCTACCAGGCCGACTGGCTGTATCGGTTCTACGGCTTCGGCATCGATGAGATTACCGCCGACCAGGCAGGCGGCATGCTCGATCTGAACCTCGACCCCAAACTTGCCTGGGCGCTTGCCAATCGGGGTGAATTTCCCGTCGATATCAACAAGGCCGAGCGTGAGCGTTTGTTGCGTGTGCCCGGTCTCGGCACCAAGTCCGTCAAGGCGATCGTTTCGGCGCGCCGCTTTCGCCGCCTGCGGCTGGACGATCTCTCGCGGCTCGGCGTTTCGATCAAGAAGGTCCAGTCCTTCATTTCGGCGGAAGGCTGGTCGCCACGGCGGCTGATCGACCGGCCGGACCTTCGCGCCATGTTCGAGCCGCAGCCTGAACAATTGTCGTTGCTGTGA
- the greA gene encoding transcription elongation factor GreA, with the protein MVEKVPMTQGGFVKLQEELRWRQQEERPRIIEAIAEARAHGDLSENAEYHAAKEAQSHNEGRITELEDLTARAEVIDLTKMSGDKIKFGAKVKLVDEDTEEEKTYQIVGDQEADVKAGRISISSPIARALIGKEVGDSIEVNAPGGSKAYEILQVSWG; encoded by the coding sequence ATGGTTGAAAAGGTACCGATGACACAGGGTGGTTTCGTCAAGCTGCAGGAAGAACTGCGCTGGCGCCAGCAGGAGGAGCGCCCCCGAATCATCGAGGCGATCGCCGAAGCCCGTGCCCATGGCGACCTTTCTGAGAACGCCGAATATCACGCCGCCAAGGAAGCCCAGAGCCACAATGAAGGCCGCATCACCGAGCTGGAAGACCTGACGGCGCGCGCCGAGGTCATCGATCTAACCAAGATGTCGGGCGACAAGATCAAATTCGGCGCCAAGGTGAAGCTCGTCGACGAGGACACCGAGGAAGAAAAGACCTACCAGATCGTCGGAGACCAGGAAGCCGACGTCAAAGCCGGCCGCATCTCCATCTCCTCCCCAATCGCCCGTGCGCTGATCGGCAAGGAAGTCGGCGATTCCATCGAGGTCAACGCGCCCGGCGGCTCGAAGGCCTACGAAATCCTCCAGGTTTCCTGGGGCTGA
- a CDS encoding glycosyltransferase family 4 protein, with the protein MPDMRDVEIIAPNFKRRLSGVTSTIVQLIPCQLRLGIGIATLGPGLPESLPKLRWSQLPGLWRRPARRRQRVWHARRNNEMAVGILLRHLLRMPLKLLFTSAAQRRHTAFTKWLIRRMDAVIATSDRSGFFLEVPHTVIQHGVDLSLFHPPETEEDAIAATGLPGRYLVGCFGRVRHQKGTDLFVQAMIELLPQHPEWTAVVSGRVTAEHVGFGDKLKADVAAAGLSDRILFLGEVPDIKVWYRRLTLYVAPSRNEGFGLTPLEAMASRTAVVASDAGAYAELIVNGETGAVVAAGDGEALTQAIAPYIADPALAIAHGENALRHVRANFALEKEATAIGAIYDRLLGGNRG; encoded by the coding sequence TTGCCTGATATGCGTGACGTCGAGATCATCGCGCCTAATTTCAAGCGCCGGCTCTCCGGCGTCACCTCGACCATCGTCCAGCTCATTCCGTGCCAGCTCCGGCTCGGCATCGGAATCGCAACTCTCGGCCCCGGTCTGCCGGAAAGCCTGCCGAAACTGAGATGGTCACAGCTCCCTGGTCTGTGGCGCAGGCCGGCGCGCCGGCGCCAGCGCGTCTGGCACGCCCGGCGCAACAATGAGATGGCCGTCGGCATCCTCCTTCGCCATCTCCTGCGCATGCCGCTGAAGCTGCTGTTCACCTCGGCCGCACAACGCCGCCACACCGCCTTCACGAAATGGCTGATCCGCCGCATGGACGCGGTGATCGCGACCAGTGATCGCTCCGGCTTCTTCCTCGAGGTGCCGCACACGGTGATCCAGCACGGCGTCGATCTGTCCCTGTTCCACCCGCCGGAAACGGAGGAGGACGCCATTGCCGCGACCGGCCTGCCCGGCCGCTATCTTGTCGGCTGTTTCGGTCGTGTGCGCCATCAGAAGGGCACCGATCTCTTCGTTCAGGCTATGATCGAACTCTTGCCGCAGCACCCCGAATGGACGGCCGTCGTCTCCGGCCGGGTGACGGCGGAGCACGTGGGCTTCGGCGACAAGCTCAAGGCCGACGTCGCCGCCGCAGGCCTTAGCGACCGCATCCTCTTCCTCGGCGAAGTGCCCGATATCAAAGTCTGGTATCGCCGCCTGACGCTCTATGTCGCCCCATCCCGCAACGAGGGCTTCGGCCTGACGCCGCTCGAAGCCATGGCTTCGAGGACGGCTGTGGTGGCATCGGACGCCGGCGCCTATGCCGAACTCATCGTCAATGGCGAGACCGGCGCAGTCGTCGCCGCCGGCGACGGTGAGGCGCTGACGCAGGCGATCGCCCCCTATATTGCAGATCCGGCGCTGGCGATTGCGCATGGCGAGAATGCGTTGCGCCATGTCCGGGCTAATTTTGCGCTGGAGAAGGAAGCAACCGCGATCGGCGCTATTTACGATCGGCTTCTCGGCGGCAATCGCGGCTGA
- a CDS encoding dicarboxylate/amino acid:cation symporter, with the protein MIAAPLDAVADSKGKKPFYSHLYVQVLAAIAAGILLGHFYPELGTQLKPLGDAFIKLVKMVIAPVIFLTVATGIAGMSDLKKVGRVAGKAMLYFLTFSTLALVIGMIVANVVQPGAGMNIDPASLDPKAVATFADKAHEQSIVGFLTNIIPTTIVGAFADGDILQVLFFSVLFGIALAMVGEKGEQVVTFLNALTAPIFKLVGILMKAAPIGAFGAMAFTIGKYGIGSIANLAMLIGTFYITSLLFVLVVLGAVARYNGFSILALLRYIKEELLLVLGTSSSEAALPGLMNKMEKAGCKRSVVGLVIPTGYSFNLDGTNIYMTLAALFIAQATGIQLSWGDQILLLLVAMLSSKGAAGITGAGFITLAATLSVVPSVPVAGMALILGIDRFMSECRALTNLVGNAVATIVVARWENELDTGQLARALGGESEDTSTAGLQPAE; encoded by the coding sequence ATGATCGCAGCACCACTCGATGCAGTCGCAGACAGCAAGGGCAAGAAGCCCTTCTATTCTCATCTCTATGTCCAGGTTCTCGCGGCTATCGCCGCGGGCATCCTGCTCGGCCATTTCTATCCTGAGCTCGGTACCCAGCTGAAGCCGCTCGGCGATGCCTTCATCAAGCTCGTCAAGATGGTGATTGCGCCGGTCATCTTCCTGACGGTGGCGACCGGTATTGCCGGCATGAGTGATCTGAAGAAGGTCGGCCGCGTCGCCGGCAAGGCGATGCTGTACTTCCTGACCTTCTCGACGCTGGCGCTCGTCATCGGCATGATCGTCGCCAACGTCGTCCAGCCCGGCGCCGGGATGAACATCGATCCGGCATCGCTCGACCCGAAGGCCGTCGCCACTTTTGCCGATAAGGCGCATGAGCAGAGCATCGTCGGATTCCTGACGAATATCATCCCGACAACGATCGTTGGCGCCTTTGCCGACGGCGATATTCTGCAGGTGCTGTTCTTCTCGGTGCTCTTCGGCATCGCGCTCGCCATGGTCGGCGAAAAGGGCGAGCAGGTCGTGACTTTCCTCAACGCCCTGACGGCACCGATCTTCAAGCTCGTCGGCATTCTGATGAAGGCCGCTCCGATCGGCGCCTTCGGCGCCATGGCCTTCACTATCGGCAAGTACGGCATCGGATCGATCGCCAATCTCGCCATGCTGATCGGCACCTTCTACATCACCTCGCTGCTGTTCGTCCTTGTCGTGCTCGGCGCGGTTGCCCGCTATAACGGCTTCTCGATCCTGGCGCTGCTGCGTTACATCAAGGAAGAGCTGCTGCTGGTGCTCGGCACCTCGTCTTCGGAGGCCGCACTTCCGGGCCTGATGAACAAGATGGAAAAGGCCGGCTGCAAGCGCTCGGTCGTCGGCCTCGTCATCCCGACCGGCTATTCCTTCAATCTCGACGGCACCAACATCTATATGACGCTGGCAGCCCTCTTCATCGCCCAGGCAACCGGCATCCAGCTCTCCTGGGGCGACCAGATCCTGCTGCTCCTGGTGGCAATGCTGAGCTCGAAGGGTGCAGCCGGCATCACTGGCGCCGGTTTCATCACCCTTGCCGCGACACTCTCCGTCGTGCCCTCCGTGCCGGTCGCCGGCATGGCGCTCATCCTCGGCATCGACCGCTTCATGTCGGAATGCCGGGCGCTGACCAACCTCGTCGGCAATGCGGTGGCGACGATCGTCGTGGCGCGCTGGGAAAATGAGCTGGACACTGGACAGCTCGCGAGAGCCCTGGGCGGCGAGAGCGAGGACACGTCGACTGCTGGTCTCCAGCCCGCCGAATAA
- a CDS encoding ATP-binding protein has product MHKSAMSLSVSQRLWPSLPLHHRIRRMWWAYAVLALSAVAGSLLASGEVGRRRAEAALEEQARTDARMNVALLRTVLEKYRALPFVLSQDTALAAALAGRDAGTFEQLSRKLETLAAGTKAAVIYVIDKDGIAVSASNWREPTSFVGNDYRFREYFQGAVAQGQAEHFALGTVSKKPGLYISERISGSDGLLGVVVVKVEFDDVEADWNASGAPSYVIDDRGIVLITSIPSWRFMTIGRIAEDRLTAIRESLQFGDAPLQPLPLDIIRHLGDGLAVVEIVTPGGAGKTSFLNVGMPIPATGWHLQHLVALGPSVDAAVRETRMLALLLLLPLLAGAAFLLRRRQTITLRIFREQQAREELEQRVAERTLDLSQARDRLQAEIAGHRSTEQKLQAVQQDLVQANRLAILGQVAAGVAHEINQPVATIRAYADNARTFLDRGQTAPAGENLQNIAALTERIGSITEELKTFARKGRGSAEPTGLKDVIEGAVMLLRSRFAGRMDTLDIELPPAELQVMGSRIRLEQVLINLLQNALEAVAPKAGAGRVEVRTSADAETVTLTVADNGPGISPEIRKGLFTPFNTSKEKGLGLGLVISKDIVGDYGGRMEVESDGEGSRFIVHLRKA; this is encoded by the coding sequence ATGCACAAATCCGCCATGTCCTTGTCAGTCTCGCAAAGGCTTTGGCCCTCCCTGCCTCTGCACCACCGCATTCGCCGAATGTGGTGGGCCTATGCGGTGCTTGCCCTTTCGGCCGTCGCCGGAAGTCTCTTGGCGAGTGGCGAGGTCGGCCGGCGCCGGGCGGAAGCGGCCTTGGAGGAACAGGCCCGCACCGATGCGAGGATGAACGTGGCGCTGCTGCGCACCGTCCTCGAAAAATACCGGGCACTGCCCTTCGTGTTGTCCCAAGATACCGCGCTCGCCGCCGCCCTGGCGGGACGCGACGCTGGTACCTTCGAACAGCTGAGCCGGAAGCTTGAGACACTGGCAGCCGGTACGAAGGCTGCCGTTATCTATGTCATCGACAAGGATGGTATCGCGGTTTCGGCCAGCAACTGGCGCGAACCGACGAGCTTCGTCGGCAACGACTATCGCTTCCGCGAGTATTTTCAGGGCGCCGTCGCTCAAGGGCAGGCCGAGCATTTCGCGCTCGGCACCGTCAGCAAGAAACCCGGTCTTTATATCTCCGAGCGGATATCAGGCAGCGACGGTCTGCTGGGCGTCGTCGTCGTCAAGGTGGAATTCGACGATGTCGAGGCTGATTGGAATGCCTCGGGCGCCCCCTCCTACGTCATCGACGATCGTGGCATCGTCCTCATCACCAGCATTCCTTCCTGGCGGTTCATGACGATCGGCCGTATCGCGGAGGATCGGTTGACCGCGATCCGCGAGAGCCTTCAATTCGGTGACGCGCCGCTTCAGCCGCTGCCGCTCGATATCATCAGGCACCTTGGCGATGGGCTTGCTGTCGTCGAGATCGTCACGCCCGGCGGCGCCGGCAAGACAAGCTTTCTCAATGTCGGGATGCCGATCCCTGCGACCGGCTGGCATCTGCAGCATCTTGTTGCATTGGGGCCGTCCGTCGATGCAGCGGTCCGCGAAACGCGCATGCTGGCGCTGCTCTTGCTTTTGCCGCTCCTGGCGGGCGCAGCCTTCCTCTTGCGCCGCCGCCAGACGATCACGCTGAGGATTTTCAGGGAGCAGCAGGCGCGCGAAGAACTGGAACAGCGCGTGGCCGAGCGGACGCTGGATCTCAGCCAGGCGCGGGATCGGCTGCAGGCCGAGATCGCCGGTCACCGCAGCACCGAGCAGAAGCTGCAGGCGGTGCAGCAGGATCTGGTGCAGGCCAACCGGCTGGCAATCCTCGGCCAGGTTGCCGCCGGTGTCGCCCATGAGATCAACCAACCGGTGGCCACCATCCGCGCCTATGCGGACAATGCCCGCACTTTCCTCGACCGCGGCCAGACGGCGCCGGCCGGTGAAAATCTTCAAAATATCGCCGCCCTGACGGAGCGCATAGGCTCGATCACCGAGGAGCTGAAGACCTTCGCCCGCAAGGGCCGCGGCAGCGCCGAACCGACGGGCTTGAAGGACGTCATCGAGGGGGCGGTGATGCTGCTGCGCAGCCGCTTTGCCGGCCGCATGGACACGCTCGACATCGAGCTGCCGCCCGCCGAGCTGCAGGTCATGGGCAGCAGGATCCGTCTTGAGCAGGTGCTCATCAACCTGCTGCAGAATGCGCTGGAAGCCGTGGCGCCAAAAGCCGGAGCGGGGCGCGTAGAGGTCAGGACATCGGCCGATGCGGAGACGGTGACGCTGACGGTTGCCGACAATGGCCCCGGCATTTCGCCCGAAATCCGCAAGGGCCTGTTCACGCCGTTCAACACCTCGAAGGAAAAAGGTCTCGGCCTCGGCCTTGTCATTTCCAAGGATATCGTCGGCGATTACGGCGGCCGGATGGAAGTTGAGAGCGATGGCGAGGGAAGCCGCTTCATCGTTCATCTGAGAAAGGCTTGA
- a CDS encoding sigma-54-dependent transcriptional regulator: MDMGIPVALIDDDRDLRRATAQTLELAGFSVSAYDGAKAALDELPADFAGPVVTDIRMPEIDGLQLFATLKGMDPDLPVILMTGHGDIPMAVQAIQDGAYDFIAKPFPADRLVQSVRRASEKRRLVLENRMLRKAADDAQESLPLIGQTPVMDNLRKILRHIADTDVDVLVAGETGSGKEVVAQILHQWSHRRNGNFVALNCGALPETVIESELFGHEAGAFTGAQKRRTGRIEHASGGTLFLDEIESMPVATQVKMLRVLEMREITPLGTNEVRPVDLRVVAAAKIDLGDPEVRGDFREDLYYRLNVVTISIPPLRERRDDIPLLFSHFAARAAERFRRDVPQLSEAVRRHLASHSWPGNVRELSHYAERVVLGVEGGGAPSLPQQPTGGTLPERLERYEAEIIRDALSANDGDVRRTIETLGIPRKTFYDKLQRHGINRGGYASRK, translated from the coding sequence ATGGACATGGGCATACCCGTTGCTTTGATCGACGATGACAGAGATCTGCGCCGCGCCACCGCCCAGACGCTGGAACTCGCCGGCTTCTCCGTTTCCGCCTATGACGGCGCCAAAGCGGCGCTGGACGAGCTGCCGGCCGATTTTGCCGGCCCGGTCGTCACCGATATCCGCATGCCCGAGATCGACGGGCTGCAACTGTTCGCGACGCTCAAGGGTATGGATCCCGACTTGCCGGTGATATTGATGACCGGCCACGGCGATATTCCGATGGCCGTCCAGGCCATCCAGGACGGCGCCTATGATTTCATCGCCAAGCCCTTCCCGGCCGACCGGCTCGTCCAGAGCGTGCGCCGCGCCAGCGAAAAACGTCGGCTCGTTCTGGAAAACCGCATGCTGCGCAAGGCTGCCGACGATGCGCAGGAGAGCTTGCCGCTGATCGGCCAGACGCCGGTCATGGACAATCTCAGGAAGATCCTTCGCCACATCGCCGATACCGATGTCGACGTGCTGGTCGCCGGCGAAACCGGCAGCGGCAAGGAAGTGGTGGCCCAGATCCTGCATCAGTGGAGCCATCGCCGAAACGGCAATTTCGTGGCGCTGAACTGCGGGGCGCTGCCCGAAACCGTCATCGAAAGCGAGCTGTTCGGCCACGAAGCCGGCGCCTTTACCGGCGCCCAGAAGCGCCGCACCGGCCGCATCGAACATGCAAGCGGCGGCACGCTTTTCCTCGACGAGATCGAGAGCATGCCTGTCGCCACGCAGGTCAAGATGCTGCGGGTGTTGGAGATGCGCGAAATCACCCCGCTCGGCACCAACGAGGTGCGCCCGGTCGACTTGCGCGTCGTCGCGGCCGCCAAGATCGACCTTGGCGATCCCGAGGTGCGCGGCGATTTTCGCGAGGATCTCTATTACCGACTGAATGTCGTGACGATTTCCATTCCGCCGCTGAGGGAGCGCCGCGACGATATTCCGCTGCTGTTTTCCCATTTCGCCGCTCGCGCCGCCGAGCGCTTCCGCCGCGATGTGCCGCAGCTTTCAGAGGCGGTTCGCCGCCATCTTGCCTCGCATTCCTGGCCTGGCAATGTCCGCGAACTCTCCCATTATGCCGAACGCGTGGTGCTTGGCGTCGAAGGCGGCGGAGCGCCGTCCCTTCCCCAGCAGCCGACCGGAGGCACGCTGCCCGAGCGGCTGGAACGCTACGAGGCAGAGATCATCCGCGACGCGCTTTCGGCCAATGACGGCGACGTGCGCCGCACCATCGAAACACTCGGCATTCCGAGAAAGACCTTTTACGACAAGCTGCAACGCCACGGCATCAACCGGGGCGGCTATGCCTCGCGCAAATAG
- a CDS encoding Lrp/AsnC family transcriptional regulator: protein MGRTELDVIDIKILRELQADGRMTNVELADRVGISAPPCLRRVRKLEEAGIIEGYHAMLNSPKLGFDLVAFCMVGLKHQSEGNLKAFAAATAEWPLVRQAWMVSGDSDFLLHCVAENLTHFQDFVIEVLTANEHVDTVRTMLTIRQVKKLGLVEV, encoded by the coding sequence GTGGGTCGCACGGAACTCGACGTCATCGACATAAAGATCCTCCGGGAGCTGCAGGCCGACGGCCGCATGACCAATGTCGAACTCGCCGACCGGGTCGGCATCTCAGCGCCGCCCTGTCTGCGCCGGGTGCGGAAGCTCGAGGAGGCCGGCATCATCGAAGGCTATCACGCCATGTTGAACAGCCCGAAGCTTGGCTTCGATCTGGTCGCCTTCTGCATGGTCGGCCTCAAGCACCAGTCGGAAGGCAATCTCAAGGCGTTTGCCGCCGCCACCGCCGAATGGCCGCTGGTGCGCCAGGCCTGGATGGTTTCGGGCGACAGCGATTTCCTGCTGCATTGCGTGGCGGAAAACCTCACCCATTTCCAGGATTTCGTCATCGAGGTGCTGACGGCGAACGAACATGTCGATACCGTGCGCACCATGCTGACGATCCGGCAGGTGAAGAAGCTGGGACTGGTCGAAGTCTGA
- the trxB gene encoding thioredoxin-disulfide reductase, which yields MPARHTKVLIIGSGPAGYTAAVYAARAMLKPVLIAGLEQGGQLMITTDVENYPGFADPIQGPWLMDQMLQQAKHVGAEIVNDLVSEVDMNQRPFVARTDSGQVWTADTLIIATGAKAKWLGIESEQHFQGFGVSACATCDGFFYRNKDVIVVGGGNSAVEEALYLSNIAKSVTLVHRRDTFRAEKILQERLFAKENVNVLWNTEVAEITGTAAKPPMPQSVSGARLRDVRTGTITEMRIDGVFVAIGHAPATELFKDKLKLKDNGYLWTAPDSTATSLEGVYAAGDVTDDTFRQAVTAAGMGCMAALEAERYLTGHMPVAVAAE from the coding sequence ATGCCCGCCCGCCACACGAAGGTGCTCATCATCGGTTCCGGACCCGCCGGCTATACTGCCGCGGTCTATGCCGCGCGCGCCATGCTGAAGCCGGTTCTGATCGCCGGCCTCGAACAGGGTGGGCAATTGATGATCACCACCGATGTCGAGAACTATCCGGGCTTTGCCGATCCGATCCAGGGTCCCTGGCTGATGGACCAGATGCTGCAGCAGGCAAAACATGTCGGCGCCGAGATCGTCAACGACCTCGTGTCCGAGGTCGACATGAACCAGCGTCCCTTCGTCGCCCGCACCGACAGCGGCCAGGTCTGGACCGCGGATACGCTGATCATCGCCACCGGCGCCAAGGCCAAGTGGCTGGGCATCGAAAGCGAGCAGCATTTCCAGGGCTTCGGCGTTTCGGCCTGCGCCACCTGCGACGGTTTCTTCTATCGCAACAAGGATGTGATCGTCGTCGGCGGCGGCAACAGCGCCGTCGAAGAGGCGCTTTATCTCTCCAACATCGCCAAGTCGGTGACATTGGTACATCGCCGCGACACTTTCCGCGCCGAGAAAATCCTGCAGGAACGCCTGTTCGCCAAGGAAAACGTCAACGTTCTGTGGAACACCGAAGTGGCCGAAATCACCGGCACGGCGGCCAAGCCCCCGATGCCGCAATCCGTGTCCGGCGCCCGCCTGCGTGACGTCAGAACCGGCACGATCACCGAAATGCGGATCGACGGCGTCTTCGTTGCCATCGGCCACGCACCGGCAACCGAACTCTTCAAGGACAAGCTGAAGCTGAAGGACAACGGCTATCTCTGGACCGCGCCGGATTCGACCGCGACCAGCCTCGAGGGTGTTTATGCCGCCGGCGACGTGACCGACGACACATTCCGTCAGGCCGTCACCGCCGCCGGCATGGGCTGCATGGCAGCACTCGAAGCCGAGCGATATCTGACGGGCCACATGCCCGTCGCCGTGGCCGCGGAGTAA